A genomic segment from Mus caroli chromosome 17, CAROLI_EIJ_v1.1, whole genome shotgun sequence encodes:
- the Cdc42ep3 gene encoding cdc42 effector protein 3, which yields MPAKTPIYLKAANNKKGKKFKLRDILSPDMISPPLGDFRHTIHIGKEGQHDVFGDISFLQGNYELLPGNQEKAHSGQFPGHNDFFRANSTSDSMFTETPSPVLKNAISLPTIGGSQALMLPLLSPVTFHSKQESFGRPKLPRLSCEPVMEEKVQEQSSVLENEAVRQGDTSWGSSGSGSQSSQGRDSHSSSLSEQSSSDWPADDMFEHPASCELVKSKTKSEESLSDLTGSLLSLQLDLGPSLLDEVLNVMDKNK from the coding sequence ATGCCTGCCAAGACCCCAATTTACCTGAAAGCGGCAAACaacaagaagggaaagaaatttAAACTGAGGGACATTCTGTCCCCTGATATGATCAGTCCTCCCCTTGGGGACTTTCGTCACACTATACACATCGGCAAAGAGGGCCAGCATGACGTCTTTGGGGATATTTCCTTTCTTCAAGGGAACTATGAGCTCTTGCCCGGAAACCAAGAGAAGGCACACTCTGGCCAGTTCCCAGGGCATAACGACTTCTTCCGGGCCAACAGCACCTCGGACTCAATGTTCACAGAAACACCCTCCCCGGTGCTCAAAAATGCCATCTCCCTCCCCACCATTGGGGGATCCCAGGCTCTGATGCTGCCCTTATTGTCCCCAGTGACATTTCATTCCAAGCAGGAGTCCTTCGGGCGTCCTAAGTTGCCAAGGCTCAGCTGTGAGCCTGTCATGGAAGAGAAAGTTCAGGAGCAAAGTAGTGTGTTAGAGAACGAGGCAGTCCGCCAGGGAGATACCTCGTGGGGCTCCAGTGGCTCCGGGTCGCAGTCCAGCCAGGGCCGGGACAGCCACTCCTCCAGCCTGTCGGAACAGTCCTCCTCCGACTGGCCCGCGGACGACATGTTTGAGCATCCTGCCTCCTGTGAGCTTGTGAAGTCAAAGACTAAATCCGAAGAATCCCTTTCTGACCTGACCGGCTCCCTGCTCTCCCTGCAGTTGGATCTTGGGCCTTCACTTTTGGATGAAGTCCTGAATGTCATGGATAAAAATAAGTAG